The Deinococcota bacterium genome has a window encoding:
- a CDS encoding PIN domain-containing protein codes for MFFDTNILVYLFDRHAHEKWRRAQDLFLTHSVDGSLLLSTQVLQEFYVTVTRKLSAPLGGPEALEAVRLFASFPMTQVDAELIVRGAERSQREMFSFWDGLILEAALAGGATRLLSEDMQHGREVSGMVIENPFLRAA; via the coding sequence GTGTTTTTCGATACGAACATACTTGTCTACCTCTTCGACCGCCATGCACACGAGAAGTGGCGCAGAGCCCAGGACCTTTTTCTGACGCACAGCGTAGACGGTAGCCTGTTGCTGAGTACGCAGGTCTTGCAAGAGTTCTACGTCACTGTTACCCGCAAGCTCTCAGCACCTCTGGGCGGCCCTGAGGCGCTCGAGGCGGTACGCCTTTTTGCGAGTTTCCCCATGACACAGGTGGACGCCGAGCTGATCGTCCGGGGAGCGGAGCGCAGCCAGCGCGAGATGTTCTCCTTCTGGGATGGTCTCATTCTCGAGGCGGCGCTAGCCGGGGGTGCAACGCGGCTCCTCAGCGAGGATATGCAGCACGGGCGAGAGGTCTCGGGCATGGTCATCGAGAACCCTTTTCTAAGGGCGGCGTGA
- a CDS encoding DUF6364 family protein, whose translation MANLTITIEDDLLKRARIRAVEQNTSVNAVLRDYLEQYAGLKARREAASQAILALSKTAQSEHSGERWTRDELHER comes from the coding sequence ATGGCTAATTTGACAATCACCATAGAGGACGACCTCCTCAAACGCGCTCGGATACGGGCGGTCGAGCAGAATACCTCGGTGAACGCCGTGTTGCGCGACTACCTGGAGCAGTATGCAGGCCTCAAAGCGCGGCGTGAAGCGGCGTCACAGGCTATTCTGGCACTCTCGAAGACAGCACAATCTGAGCACTCAGGCGAACGTTGGACGCGTGACGAGTTGCACGAGCGGTGA
- a CDS encoding type II toxin-antitoxin system mRNA interferase toxin, RelE/StbE family yields the protein MWRIEEQRRVDKMLSKSVPVEILKRYEKWKDVARLSGPPGLRLIKGFRDEALSGQWNGHRSSRLGQQWRVIYRVEGDALLIQVVDVTPHDYRRR from the coding sequence ATGTGGCGGATAGAAGAGCAGCGACGGGTCGATAAAATGCTCTCGAAGTCCGTGCCCGTTGAGATTCTGAAACGCTACGAGAAATGGAAAGATGTTGCCAGACTCTCAGGCCCTCCAGGCTTGCGGCTTATCAAGGGGTTCCGTGATGAGGCGCTTTCGGGACAGTGGAATGGGCACCGTTCCTCTCGGCTTGGGCAGCAATGGCGGGTGATCTATAGAGTGGAGGGCGACGCTTTGCTGATCCAGGTTGTAGACGTGACCCCGCATGATTACAGGAGAAGGTGA
- a CDS encoding helix-turn-helix domain-containing protein, with translation MDEFAPAKKRIEVSVGESLRIMRELQELSQSQLAELTGIPQATISAIENGRVNLGVERAKVFAHALKCHPAVLVFPGWDLPVESAA, from the coding sequence ATGGACGAATTCGCACCTGCTAAGAAAAGAATTGAAGTTTCCGTCGGCGAATCGCTTCGTATTATGCGGGAGCTTCAGGAGTTAAGTCAGAGCCAGCTTGCAGAGCTCACGGGCATTCCTCAAGCGACGATTTCTGCCATTGAGAATGGCCGGGTCAATCTCGGTGTTGAGCGTGCCAAGGTTTTTGCTCACGCGCTAAAATGTCACCCCGCCGTACTCGTTTTCCCTGGCTGGGATTTACCAGTTGAGTCAGCGGCATAA
- a CDS encoding molybdopterin molybdotransferase MoeA produces the protein MTFRRDLSIPEAIVLVQEQAKPLGSEEVGLLEAYGRTLAEDLVSLVDHPSADNSALDGYACREVDTLSASDETPVRLRVVGEVQAGRVYAGEVGPGAAVSITTGAPTPKGADAIVMVEKTERRGDEVLVFHPASPSDVRPRAQDLRTGARYLRAGQKLSPAAVGVAASMGYARLEVIRQPRVAILSTGDEVKEPGTPIAPGQLYNSNAYSVAGLVLAAGGVPLVLPKANDDKGALRDALEGLGDVDLLVTSGGVSMGKYDFIRDLLIEEGTVHFWKVAVRPGGPAMFGEWRGLPVFGLPGNPVSSMVIFLLVAQAWLHRALGSTEALPFERRVTATAEDTFKGAGYKTAFRRARLLFDPERGYRAHSTGEQGSGLLTSMLYADALAIVPPHQDVEVGERLEVISL, from the coding sequence ATGACCTTTCGGCGGGACCTTTCCATCCCAGAGGCCATCGTGCTCGTCCAGGAGCAGGCCAAACCCCTGGGCAGCGAAGAGGTTGGGCTGCTGGAGGCCTACGGCCGGACCCTGGCCGAAGACCTCGTCAGCCTGGTCGATCACCCGAGTGCCGACAACTCGGCCCTGGACGGCTACGCCTGCCGTGAGGTCGATACCCTCTCCGCCTCGGATGAGACTCCGGTGCGGCTCAGGGTCGTCGGCGAGGTGCAGGCGGGGCGCGTCTACGCTGGCGAGGTCGGGCCGGGCGCGGCGGTGAGCATCACCACCGGCGCGCCCACCCCCAAAGGGGCCGACGCCATCGTCATGGTGGAGAAGACCGAGCGCCGAGGGGACGAGGTGCTCGTCTTCCACCCGGCCAGCCCCAGCGACGTGCGCCCGCGTGCCCAGGACCTGCGGACGGGCGCACGGTATCTGCGCGCCGGGCAAAAGCTCAGCCCGGCGGCGGTGGGGGTGGCCGCCTCGATGGGCTACGCCCGCCTCGAGGTCATCAGGCAACCGAGGGTGGCGATCCTCTCGACCGGCGACGAGGTGAAGGAGCCCGGCACGCCCATAGCGCCCGGGCAGCTCTACAACTCTAACGCCTACTCAGTCGCCGGGCTCGTCTTGGCAGCCGGCGGCGTTCCCCTGGTCCTGCCCAAGGCGAACGACGACAAAGGCGCCCTCCGCGACGCCCTCGAGGGGCTCGGCGACGTCGACCTGCTGGTGACTTCGGGCGGGGTGTCGATGGGCAAGTACGACTTCATCCGCGATCTGCTTATCGAGGAGGGGACGGTCCACTTCTGGAAGGTGGCGGTGCGCCCCGGCGGTCCTGCCATGTTCGGCGAGTGGCGCGGCCTGCCGGTCTTCGGTCTGCCTGGCAACCCGGTCTCGAGCATGGTCATCTTTTTGCTTGTCGCCCAGGCCTGGCTGCACCGGGCGCTAGGCTCAACGGAAGCCCTGCCCTTTGAGCGGCGCGTCACGGCCACCGCCGAGGATACTTTCAAGGGCGCGGGTTACAAGACGGCCTTTCGCCGCGCTCGGCTCCTCTTCGACCCCGAGCGGGGGTACCGGGCGCACTCTACCGGCGAACAGGGTTCGGGCCTGTTGACCTCGATGCTCTACGCGGACGCTCTTGCCATCGTCCCGCCGCACCAAGACGTCGAGGTGGGGGAGAGGCTCGAGGTGATTTCCCTCTAG